A window of the Loxodonta africana isolate mLoxAfr1 chromosome 3, mLoxAfr1.hap2, whole genome shotgun sequence genome harbors these coding sequences:
- the LOC100672075 gene encoding thioredoxin-like protein 4A: MSYMLPHLENGRKVDQAILSEDDRIVVIRFGHDWDPTCMRMDEVLYRIAEKVQRFAVIYLVDITEVPCFNQMYELYDPCTVMFFYRNKHIQINLGTGDNNKITWAIDDKQEMINIVETVYRGAREGRGLVVSPKDYCTKHRY, from the coding sequence ATGTCCTACATGCTTCCGCATCTAGAGAACGGCAGGAAGGTGGACCAGGCCATCCTTTCCGAGGACGACCGCATCGTCGTCATTCGCTTTGGACACGACTGGGATCCCACCTGCATGAGAATGGACGAGGTTCTCTACAGAATCGCCGAGAAGGTCCAGAGATTTGCCGTGATCTATCTGGTCGATATCACCGAGGTGCCTTGCTTCAACCAAATGTATGAGCTTTACGATCCCTGCACCGTCATGTTCTTCTACAGGAACAAACACATCCAGATCAATCTGGGCACTGGCGACAACAACAAGATCACCTGGGCCATCGACGACAAACAGGAGATGATCAACATCGTGGAGACGGTCTACCGAGGGGCGCGCGAGGGCCGGGGGCTCGTCGTGTCTCCGAAGGACTACTGCACCAAGCACAGATACTGA